GCCACATAGAACAACCACAAAGGATAAATGCTACAAAACTTGCAAGATGACGACGATCCAATCTTGGAAATTCCTGCTACCCTTGCTTGAACATTAATCCTGCACTTTCCATCGCCGCCTTCAGTTTTGGAAGGGTGCTTTTTCCCATGCCGTGAAGTCCGAGTATTTCTTTTTCGGTGTACGTGGCCAGTTTTTCCAGCGAATCAATTCCTTCCCGTTCCAATGCGCGTCTTGCCGGTGCGCCGATCAACGCCAAGAAGCTGTCTTTGGGTTTTCGCAGTTCCTCGCAAATCGGACAGGTTGGGCAATCGCTGCTTTTTTGGAATGAATGGCCATTGGGGCAAGTGCGTAGATGCGGTTTTGCATTTTCTTCAGAAGGATCCCTTAACAGCGTCAGGCGATACTTTTCGGGCTTCGTTTTGGTGCGTTCGAGGATATTGCGGGCCTCAAGGTCGAGTTTGACGGTTTCGCCATACCATTGAACTCCCCCTTCGAAATGGTCTTTGACACGTTGGAATAGGGCTTCCATCAGTTCAGTATGCGTCAATTCCTTGCCTTCCAGCACTTGGAGGAGGTTTTCCCGGATGTCGTTGTATTTCCGCAAGGCGATGCGCTTGTTGGTTTTGTCTGCCTGCGGATGCAAAGTTTGGAACATTTCTTCTTTCATGCGAATGAATATCTCAGAAACCGACCTTCGAATTGACCATCAATTTTTGTTGGATTGCTGCTTTTCCAGTCGCTTGAAGCCCCAATAAATCAACGCACTGCAAATTCCGAGACCCAGCAAGGCGGGAATGAGAATCGATTTCCCGGATTCGCCTGCGTTTTGAATGCTCCAGATAATTTTGCCCGTTGCCATCAAAACGACCACCCCGAGCCCCATGATCAAGCTGCGTTTCCAGAAGGCGAGGCCCAGCGCAAAAAAGGAGACGGGCACCGTCAAAATCAGCAGGATTTTCTGAAAGTTCCATGCACCGTAGATCCATTCCTTCTCGAATTGAAGGAAGGACATCACCTGCTCACTGACCTCAGAGGGCCGATTAAACCAGAACATGCTCGTAAACAGCATAAAAATGGTTGCCGAAATGCCCGCCCAACTGCGCTTGTAGGCAAAGAAGCAAAAGGGAATCAGAAAAAGTGGTCGGATGTACCAACTCCAGGGATTGTGGTGGCGCTCAAATACCCAGTCAAAGAAGGCTGCATTGGTCATGGAGACCACCAAAAAGATGGCCGTCAAAGCCAAAAACAGCAAGGCCACGATCCTGTACCGATTGACGTGTTTCATATTTCCTTCGTACTGATCTTCATCAACACAACCTCAAGCCGGTCAAAGTTCTCCTCGTTTTTGTCCACCGCAAAGGGTTTGATCTTGTTGCACTCCTTTTCAGTGTCAAAGATCTGCCGGAACACAATCCGGGTTTGGGCAGGCGCAATTTCTTCGAATGTTGCCAACACCTTGAACAGCGGCTGCGAATACCTTTTCCAGGCAATCAACCGCGGCGGATCCATGTGGGTAAATTCGCATTCGTTGACATAATTGCCCTTTTCCGGACCGTGCATCACGAAGCTCCATCGCCCGCCAACACGCAGGTCAAATTCATGGAAAGTATTGGTGAATCCATTGGGACCCCACCAAATTTTGAGGTATTCGGGTTGGGTCCAAGCGG
This genomic window from Bacteroidota bacterium contains:
- a CDS encoding SRPBCC family protein translates to MPQEIPYATSPDCEIVSSRIVNASAETVYTAWTQPEYLKIWWGPNGFTNTFHEFDLRVGGRWSFVMHGPEKGNYVNECEFTHMDPPRLIAWKRYSQPLFKVLATFEEIAPAQTRIVFRQIFDTEKECNKIKPFAVDKNEENFDRLEVVLMKISTKEI